TCTGCCGGGAGCGGGCCGCGGCCGGTGACGCGGTCGTCGTCGTCCTGCACGACCTGGGCCTGGCCGCCGCCTACGCGGACCGGGCCGCCGTCCTGCACGGCGGGCGGATCGCCGCCGACGGACCGCCCGCGGAGGTGTTCGACGGCGCCCTCCTCAGCCGCGTGTACCGGCAGCCCGTCGAGGTGCTGCCGCACCCGCGCACGGGAGCCCCGCTCGTCGTCCCCGTACGGGCCCCGGAAGGCCCGCGCACACCAGGCTCTTCGACCGCGACGGCCAAGGCCGCGGGCATGCCTTCCGAAGCGTCGGACGCCGCCCCCGCCGCCTGACGGTTCACCAGAGCCGGTCGATGCTCCCGGGGTGCAGGGGGACGCGTACGCCGGTGAAGGCCTCGCGGTCCTCGGCCGGGGTGTCGGTGAAGAAGGCCGCCGGCACCACTTTGTCGAAGCCCGGGGTGTCGGTGGCCAGCGGCTCCTCGGGGGTGCCGCCGACGAGGACCGTGCCGGGCAGCGGCGCGAAGCCGGCCGCCTCGTAGAACGGTGCCAGGGGCCGGTCGCAGCTGAACAGCGCCAGGTCGACGGCCGGGTCCGCCGCGAGTTCCGCCCGGGCGGCGGCCACCAGCCGGCCACCCAGGCCCTGGCCGCGCACCGCGGTCCGTGTGACGACGGCGCTCAGCCCGGCGGCGCGGTAGGTGCGGGCGCCGAGCCGGATCTCCTTGTACAGCAGCGACAGGGCGGCGCCGACCGTTCCCTCGTCGTCGACGAGCAGGAGGGTGCGCGGCGTGAGCGCCGGGTCGTGCCCCGGGGTGGAGCCGGGCCAGGCCTGCGCTTCCAGGTCGGCGACCTGGGCAGCCAGCGCGGCGGGTACGCCGGCCTCGGCGAAGCCGGCCACCCGCGGGCCCGCGTCCCGCCCCGGGCCCCGCTCCTCGAACGCCGGAGGCGCCGCGTCGGCGCTCACGGGATGCGGACCGCGGTGCCGCCGACGCGGACGCGGGGGTCGCCCGCGCGCAGCTCCACCGTGAGGACGCCCGGACGGCCCATGTCCGTGCCCTGGTGGAGGGTCAGCACGGCCTCCTCGGGGACCAGGCCGAGCTCGCGGGCGTACGCGCCGAAGGCGGCCGCAGCGGCCCCGGTCGCCGGGTCCTCGACGACGCCGCCGACCGGGAACGGGTCGCGTACGTGGAACTCCGCCGGGCCGGCGCGGTGGACCAGCTGGACCGTGGTGAGGTCCAGGCGCCGCATCAGCGCCTCCAGCCGGGCGAAGTCGTAGTCGAGGTCCGCGAGGCGGACCCGGGTGGCGGCGCCGAGCACCAGGTGGCGGGCTCCGGCGTAGGCGATCCTCGGCGCGAACGCCGGGTCGAGGTCGGCCTGCGGCCAGTCGAGCGCGGCCAGGGCCTCGGCGAGGTCGGCGGCGCCGATCTCCTCGGTGTGCGGCTCGACGCTGGTCAGCGTGGCCCGCAGGCGGCCGCCCTCGGCGGTGACGGACACCGGTACGGTTCCCGCGCGGGTGGCGAGGAGCAGTTCGCCGGGGCCGATGCGCTCCGCGAGCGCGACGGCGGTGGCGACGGTGGCGTGGCCGCAGAAGGGGACCTCGGCCTTGGGGCTGAAGTAGCGCACGGTGAAGGACCGGCCCTCCTGTCCGCCCAGCTCCTCGGGCGGGCCGGTGAGGAAGGCCGTCTCGCTGTAGCCCAGCCCGGCGGCGATCTCCAGCATCGCGGCGTCGTCCAGCCCTGAGGCGTCGAGCACGACCCCGGCGGGGTTGCCGCCGTCGGGGTCGCCGGAGAAGGCGGTGTAGCGCAGTACCTCGGTATCGGTCATGCGGCCATGATCGGCGCCCGTCCCGCGCGGTCGCAACGGAGATCCGCAGGGGGCGGGCAGGAGGCGGGGAGCAGCGGGCAGGAAGCGGGGGCCGGGGGCTCAGCCTCGGCCGATGTACGGCATGGACGTGGCCATCACCGTCGCGAACTGCACGTTCGCCTCCAGCGGCAGCTCGGCCATGTGCAGGACGGTGCGCGCGACGTCGGCGGCGTCCATGACCGGTTCGACGGCCAGCTGCCCGTTGGCCTGGAGGATGCCGGTCTGCATCCGCTCGGTCATCTCCGTCGCCGCGTTCCCGATGTCGATCTGGCCGCAGGCGATCCGGTACGGGCGCCCGTCCAGCGACAGGGACTTCGTCAGGCCGGTCATGGCGTGCTTGGTGGCGGTGTAGGCGATCGAGTGCGGGCGGGGCACGTGGGCGGAGATGGAGCCGTTGTTGATGATGCGGCCGCCCTGCGGGTCCTGCCGCCTCATCTGGCGGAAGGCGGCCTGTGCGCAGAGGAAGGCGCCGGTCAGGTTGACGTCCACGACGGAGCGCCAGGCCTCGTAGGTGATGTCCTCCAGCGGCACCCCGCCTGGCCCGAAGGTGCCCGCGTTGTTGAAGAGGAGGTCGAGGCGCCCGTACCGGTCGCGCACTGACTCGAACAGCCGAGTCACGTCGTCCGGGTCGGACACGTCGGCGCGGGCGCACAGCACGTCGGCGTCGGGCCCGGCCGCGGCGGCGGTCTCCTCCAGCGGCTCGGCCCGGCGGCCGGCCAGGGCCACGGCCCATCCGGCCGCGGCCAGGGCCAGGGCCACGGAGCGGCCGATTCCGGAGCCCGCGCCGGTCACCACGGCGATCTTCTTCGTGCGTTCGTCCATGGGGCCGCAGGGTACGTCACAGCGCGCTCCGGTCCCCGGACGTTCCGATTGCTGAGAGCATGGGTCGGTCGGGGTGCATAAGAGCAGATGAGAAGACTGGAGTACCGCATGTCGGAGAGAGGCCCCGCGACGGCACCCCCGCACGGCCCGTCGCCCGAATCGCCCTCCGCGTCCGTCTCCGCGCCCCTGAAGGCAGCACGCCGTACGAGCCTGCTCGTGACGTTCGTACTCGGCGGGCTGACCGCCCTCCCGCCCCTCTCCATGGACATGTACCTGCCGGCTCTGCCACAGGTCACCGAGTCCCTGCGGAGCCCCGCCGCGACGATCCAGCTGACCCTCACCGCCTGCCTCGCCGGCATGGCCCTGGGCCAGCTCGTCATCGGCCCGATGAGCGACAGGTGGGGCCGGCGCCGGCCGCTGCTCGCCGGGATGGCCGTCTACGTCCTGGCCACCGCGATCTGCGCCCTCGCCCCGACCTCCGAGCTGCTGATCTCCTTCCGGCTGCTCCAGGGACTGGCCGGCGCCGCCGGGGTCGTCATCGCGCGCGCCGTCGTACGCGACCTGTACGACGGCGACGAGATGGCCCGTTTCTTCTCCACCCTGATGTTGATATCCGGGGCCGCCCCGATCGTCGCGCCGCTGATCGGCGGCCAGGTGCTGCGCTTCGCCGACTGGCGGGGCGTCTTCGTCGTCCTCACCGGCGTCGGCACCGTCCTGACCCTGATGGTCTGGCGCGGCCTCGCCGAGACCCTGCCGCCCGAGCGGCGGCACACCGGCGGCGTCGGTTCCGCACTGCGGACCATGCGCGGCCTGCTCGGCGACCGGGTCTTCACCGGCTACACCCTGACCGGCGGCTTCGCCTTCGCCGCACTCTTCTCCTACATCTCCGCCTCCCCCTTCGTGGTGCAGGAGATCTACGGGGCTTCGCCGCAGACCTTCTCCCTGCTCTTCGGCCTGAACTCCGTCGGCCTGATCCTCGTCGGCCAGATCAACGGCAAGCTGCTGGTCGGCCGGGTCAGCCTGGACAAGGTGCTGGCCGTCGGGCTCGCGGTCGTCGCGGCCGCCACGGTGTCCCTGCTGCTGATGGCGACGGGGGCCTTCGGCGAGGTCGGGCTGACCCCCATCGCCACAGCGCTGTTCGTCCTGATGTCCGCGATGGGCATCGTGCTGCCGAACACCAACGCGCAGGCGCTGATGCGGACCCCGCACGCGGCCGGATCGGCCTCGGCGCTGCTGGGCACCTGCTCGTTCCTGGTCGGCGCGATCGCGTCGCCGCTGGTGGGCATCGCGGGTGAGGACACGGCCGTTCCGATGGCGCTGGTGCAGCTGGTGTGCGCGGTGCTCTCGGCGGGCTGCTTCCTG
This DNA window, taken from Streptomyces sp. TN58, encodes the following:
- a CDS encoding GNAT family N-acetyltransferase, encoding MSADAAPPAFEERGPGRDAGPRVAGFAEAGVPAALAAQVADLEAQAWPGSTPGHDPALTPRTLLLVDDEGTVGAALSLLYKEIRLGARTYRAAGLSAVVTRTAVRGQGLGGRLVAAARAELAADPAVDLALFSCDRPLAPFYEAAGFAPLPGTVLVGGTPEEPLATDTPGFDKVVPAAFFTDTPAEDREAFTGVRVPLHPGSIDRLW
- a CDS encoding PhzF family phenazine biosynthesis protein is translated as MTDTEVLRYTAFSGDPDGGNPAGVVLDASGLDDAAMLEIAAGLGYSETAFLTGPPEELGGQEGRSFTVRYFSPKAEVPFCGHATVATAVALAERIGPGELLLATRAGTVPVSVTAEGGRLRATLTSVEPHTEEIGAADLAEALAALDWPQADLDPAFAPRIAYAGARHLVLGAATRVRLADLDYDFARLEALMRRLDLTTVQLVHRAGPAEFHVRDPFPVGGVVEDPATGAAAAAFGAYARELGLVPEEAVLTLHQGTDMGRPGVLTVELRAGDPRVRVGGTAVRIP
- a CDS encoding SDR family oxidoreductase → MDERTKKIAVVTGAGSGIGRSVALALAAAGWAVALAGRRAEPLEETAAAAGPDADVLCARADVSDPDDVTRLFESVRDRYGRLDLLFNNAGTFGPGGVPLEDITYEAWRSVVDVNLTGAFLCAQAAFRQMRRQDPQGGRIINNGSISAHVPRPHSIAYTATKHAMTGLTKSLSLDGRPYRIACGQIDIGNAATEMTERMQTGILQANGQLAVEPVMDAADVARTVLHMAELPLEANVQFATVMATSMPYIGRG
- a CDS encoding Bcr/CflA family multidrug efflux MFS transporter; translation: MSERGPATAPPHGPSPESPSASVSAPLKAARRTSLLVTFVLGGLTALPPLSMDMYLPALPQVTESLRSPAATIQLTLTACLAGMALGQLVIGPMSDRWGRRRPLLAGMAVYVLATAICALAPTSELLISFRLLQGLAGAAGVVIARAVVRDLYDGDEMARFFSTLMLISGAAPIVAPLIGGQVLRFADWRGVFVVLTGVGTVLTLMVWRGLAETLPPERRHTGGVGSALRTMRGLLGDRVFTGYTLTGGFAFAALFSYISASPFVVQEIYGASPQTFSLLFGLNSVGLILVGQINGKLLVGRVSLDKVLAVGLAVVAAATVSLLLMATGAFGEVGLTPIATALFVLMSAMGIVLPNTNAQALMRTPHAAGSASALLGTCSFLVGAIASPLVGIAGEDTAVPMALVQLVCAVLSAGCFLALCRPWRKPGAQAAPAPAGE